In one Thermoanaerobaculum aquaticum genomic region, the following are encoded:
- a CDS encoding pyridoxal phosphate-dependent aminotransferase: protein MQVSRRARAMQESPIRKLAPLSVEAKRRGIHVYHLNIGQPDLPTPPEFLHAVAHFSEPVLAYGPSDGLPALKDAVCEYFSRYRVHLRPNEVLITTGGSEAILFAFNVVADEGDEIIVPEPFYTNYNGYAQMANLRLVPVRTHAEDGFHLPPDEVLEGAISPRTRAFLLCSPNNPTGTVLTREELERVAALCQKHDLFLIADEVYKEFTYDGRVHTSALELPGMESRVIVVDSVSKRFSACGARVGALITRNPQVMAACLKLGQARLCPPTLEQLGAVAAYQLGEEYFAAVREEYQRRRDVLYDKLTAAPGIVLRKPRGAFYMIVKMQGIDDADELAAWFLRDFSYQGETVMVAPASGFYATPGAGRDEVRIAYVLEVPKLERAAEVFLAGLEQYRSLAPAATRQVR, encoded by the coding sequence ATGCAAGTTTCTCGTCGCGCCCGGGCCATGCAGGAGTCCCCCATCCGCAAGCTGGCACCGTTAAGCGTTGAGGCCAAGAGGCGAGGCATTCACGTGTACCACCTCAACATCGGCCAACCCGATCTCCCCACACCTCCCGAGTTCCTCCATGCCGTAGCTCACTTTTCGGAACCGGTGCTGGCCTACGGGCCTTCCGATGGACTGCCGGCGCTTAAAGACGCGGTGTGCGAGTACTTTTCCCGCTACCGCGTCCACCTGCGCCCCAATGAGGTGCTGATCACCACCGGAGGTTCCGAGGCCATCCTCTTTGCCTTCAACGTGGTGGCCGACGAGGGCGACGAAATCATCGTTCCCGAGCCCTTTTACACCAACTACAACGGCTACGCGCAAATGGCCAACCTGCGCTTGGTGCCGGTGCGCACCCACGCCGAAGACGGCTTCCACCTGCCCCCGGATGAGGTGCTGGAAGGGGCCATATCCCCCCGCACCCGCGCTTTCCTGCTGTGCTCCCCCAACAACCCCACCGGCACCGTGCTCACCCGCGAGGAGCTGGAGCGGGTGGCGGCCCTGTGCCAGAAGCACGACCTCTTCCTCATTGCCGACGAGGTCTATAAGGAGTTCACCTACGACGGCCGGGTGCACACCTCCGCCTTAGAGCTTCCTGGCATGGAATCGCGGGTCATCGTGGTGGACTCGGTGTCCAAGCGCTTTTCGGCGTGCGGCGCGCGGGTGGGGGCGCTTATCACCAGAAACCCCCAGGTGATGGCCGCGTGCTTGAAGCTGGGCCAGGCGCGGCTTTGCCCCCCCACTTTGGAGCAGCTGGGTGCCGTTGCCGCCTACCAGCTGGGGGAGGAGTACTTTGCCGCGGTGCGGGAGGAGTACCAGCGCCGGCGCGATGTGCTGTACGACAAGCTTACCGCGGCCCCAGGCATCGTCCTGCGCAAACCCCGAGGTGCCTTTTACATGATCGTGAAAATGCAAGGCATTGACGACGCCGATGAGCTGGCCGCGTGGTTTCTGCGGGACTTTTCCTACCAAGGCGAAACCGTCATGGTGGCCCCTGCTTCCGGTTTTTACGCCACACCCGGTGCCGGCAGAGATGAGGTGCGCATCGCGTACGTGTTGGAAGTTCCCAAGCTGGAACGGGCCGCAGAGGTTTTTCTGGCGGGTTTGGAGCAGTACCGCTCCCTGGCACCCGCGGCAACCCGGCAGGTGCGGTAG
- a CDS encoding glycosyltransferase family protein → MSDFHQRGPITTLPRLVSRDLAAREQELAVFAQTTPLVLVIPCLISELEQPALAGILAELNHAPYVDTLLISLDRADAEGFARALDYFGHLTCRTVVLWNDAEEIQELVGEIEAGIGRLAPRGKGRAVWMALGYLIAEGRARAVAFHDADVLDYSRSLLANLVTPVLHPLLPFDFAKAYYARFSNQLHGRVTRLLVRPLLQALGDVVGRHPYLSYLAAFRYPLSGELCFTTDLARGVRIPGDWGLEIGLLFEILRHRSPRRICQVDVADRFDHKHQELSPNDASAGLHRMAVDIVKHLLRTFSAAGVVLNEGAFKSMRVAYQRYAEDAVADSFAVATFNGLAFDRHAEEEAVETFSRALAEGCEQFVADPLGTPPLPNWERVLSALPNLGSRLVQSVQKLGGILEPKGSSRA, encoded by the coding sequence ATGAGCGATTTTCATCAACGGGGACCCATCACCACGCTTCCCCGCTTGGTTTCCCGGGACCTAGCAGCCCGGGAGCAAGAGCTGGCAGTTTTTGCCCAAACCACTCCGCTGGTGCTGGTCATCCCCTGCCTCATCTCCGAGCTGGAACAGCCGGCTTTGGCGGGAATCCTCGCAGAGCTGAACCACGCCCCGTACGTTGACACCTTGCTCATCTCCTTGGATCGCGCCGACGCCGAAGGCTTCGCCCGAGCGTTGGACTACTTCGGCCACCTTACCTGCCGCACCGTGGTGCTCTGGAACGACGCCGAAGAAATCCAAGAGCTGGTGGGGGAAATCGAAGCCGGGATAGGACGTTTAGCCCCCAGGGGTAAAGGTCGCGCGGTATGGATGGCCTTGGGCTACCTCATCGCCGAGGGCCGGGCGCGAGCGGTGGCCTTCCACGACGCGGATGTGCTGGACTACTCCCGTTCGCTGTTGGCAAACCTGGTGACCCCGGTGCTGCACCCGCTCCTGCCCTTTGACTTTGCCAAGGCCTACTACGCCCGTTTTAGCAACCAGCTCCACGGGCGGGTCACGCGGCTTCTGGTTCGGCCCCTCCTCCAGGCCCTGGGGGACGTGGTGGGCCGCCACCCCTACCTGTCGTACCTGGCCGCCTTTCGCTACCCCCTTTCCGGCGAGCTGTGCTTTACCACTGACTTGGCCCGCGGGGTCCGCATTCCGGGGGATTGGGGGCTGGAAATTGGCCTGCTGTTCGAAATCCTCCGGCACCGCTCCCCCCGCCGTATCTGCCAGGTGGACGTGGCCGACCGCTTCGATCACAAGCACCAGGAGCTTTCCCCCAACGATGCCAGTGCTGGCCTCCATCGCATGGCCGTGGACATCGTCAAGCACCTGCTGCGCACCTTTTCCGCCGCCGGCGTGGTGCTTAACGAGGGTGCTTTCAAGAGCATGCGGGTAGCCTACCAGCGTTACGCCGAAGATGCGGTGGCCGATTCTTTTGCGGTGGCCACCTTCAACGGGCTGGCCTTTGATCGCCACGCCGAAGAGGAAGCGGTGGAAACCTTTTCCCGGGCTTTGGCCGAAGGTTGCGAGCAGTTCGTGGCCGATCCTTTGGGCACTCCACCGTTACCCAACTGGGAACGGGTCCTTTCGGCGCTGCCCAACCTGGGCAGCCGGTTGGTGCAGTCGGT
- a CDS encoding cation:proton antiporter domain-containing protein, translating to MTVHAFLALLGGLLVLAFVAEGAFNRLRIPPVLVLMACGFLLGPVFKLLPVAAFLEVAPHFGALAFLLILFEGGLDLHLPEVIHRFSSGARLASFGFVMSAFFAAGVGLAFGWPLASAVLFGLVVAPISGAVVLPLAPRLGLPQGLATVVVLEGALADVFGVLGVSVALQFFTGGGLAGLLALGSLAAAAFSVLLALGVGLVWPHALRALREHSYLDVLTFGVALALWGVVETLGASGALAVLAFGLTLANEREILGLLKLPGEGALELEADVTSSLHRFIGQLTFLVRTFFFVFLGVVVQLHKANWAWFAAALVTMALFVLGRGGILGRFARTGALPMEKADFRTVWMLQPRGLVNAVLAMQATHKLGGLDLLPVVSIIIVVSNLLVVLGLRGRPLANSA from the coding sequence GTGACCGTGCACGCTTTTTTGGCGCTGCTAGGGGGCCTGTTGGTGCTTGCCTTTGTGGCCGAGGGGGCCTTTAACCGCTTGCGCATCCCCCCGGTGCTGGTGCTCATGGCCTGCGGTTTTCTTTTGGGACCGGTGTTCAAGCTTTTGCCGGTGGCGGCTTTCTTAGAAGTAGCCCCACACTTTGGGGCGCTGGCTTTTCTTTTAATCCTTTTCGAAGGGGGGCTGGATTTGCACCTCCCGGAGGTCATCCATCGCTTTTCTTCGGGTGCCAGGCTCGCCAGCTTCGGCTTTGTGATGTCAGCTTTTTTCGCCGCCGGCGTGGGTTTAGCGTTTGGTTGGCCGCTTGCTTCAGCGGTGCTCTTTGGCTTGGTGGTGGCGCCCATTTCCGGGGCTGTGGTGCTGCCCCTGGCGCCAAGGCTTGGTCTTCCCCAGGGATTGGCCACTGTGGTGGTTTTGGAGGGGGCTTTGGCCGATGTGTTTGGGGTTCTCGGGGTGTCGGTGGCGTTGCAGTTCTTCACCGGCGGAGGCTTGGCCGGGCTTTTGGCCTTGGGCTCTCTGGCAGCGGCTGCCTTTAGCGTGTTGCTGGCGTTGGGGGTGGGGCTGGTTTGGCCTCACGCTTTGCGGGCTTTGCGGGAGCACAGCTACCTGGACGTCCTTACCTTTGGGGTGGCTCTGGCACTCTGGGGGGTGGTGGAAACCCTGGGCGCATCGGGAGCCCTGGCGGTGCTGGCCTTTGGGCTGACCCTGGCCAACGAACGGGAAATCCTGGGGCTTTTGAAGCTGCCGGGGGAAGGTGCTTTGGAGCTGGAAGCCGACGTCACCAGCTCGCTTCACCGGTTCATCGGACAGCTTACCTTTCTGGTGCGAACGTTCTTCTTCGTCTTCTTGGGCGTGGTGGTGCAACTGCACAAGGCCAATTGGGCGTGGTTTGCGGCGGCGCTTGTCACAATGGCCCTCTTCGTTTTGGGTCGGGGAGGGATCCTGGGCCGCTTTGCGCGGACCGGTGCTCTCCCCATGGAAAAGGCGGACTTCCGCACGGTTTGGATGTTGCAGCCGCGGGGGTTGGTCAACGCAGTATTGGCTATGCAGGCCACCCACAAGCTTGGGGGGCTCGACCTTCTCCCCGTGGTTTCCATCATCATCGTGGTCTCCAACCTCCTGGTGGTGTTAGGGCTGCGGGGCCGCCCACTGGCTAACAGCGCCTAG
- the sixA gene encoding phosphohistidine phosphatase SixA: MGTQLILIRHGEAAGANFPGSDADRPLTEVGERQAQAVAANLSRLNLKLSRLFASPLRRAQQTAEALKEAGLVESVEVCEVLLPEKGVGALVAFLATLGEGVFAFVGHEPLLSETVETLCFGAPHGTLAFGKGSFCVLEKDDGNWRLVALLPSRWLF, translated from the coding sequence ATGGGCACCCAGCTCATCTTGATCCGCCACGGGGAAGCAGCGGGAGCAAACTTCCCGGGAAGCGATGCCGATCGCCCTTTGACCGAAGTGGGCGAGCGCCAGGCCCAGGCGGTGGCGGCAAACCTTTCCCGCCTGAACCTCAAGCTTTCCCGCCTCTTTGCTAGCCCCCTCCGCCGCGCCCAGCAAACCGCCGAAGCGCTCAAGGAGGCAGGACTGGTGGAGAGCGTGGAGGTTTGCGAGGTGCTGTTGCCGGAAAAGGGCGTGGGGGCTTTGGTGGCTTTTTTAGCGACCCTTGGCGAGGGCGTCTTTGCTTTCGTAGGCCACGAGCCCTTGCTTTCGGAAACCGTGGAAACCCTATGTTTTGGGGCTCCCCACGGCACTCTCGCCTTCGGCAAGGGCTCTTTTTGCGTTCTCGAAAAAGACGACGGCAACTGGCGGCTGGTGGCGTTGCTTCCCTCCCGGTGGCTCTTTTAG